From Temnothorax longispinosus isolate EJ_2023e chromosome 3, Tlon_JGU_v1, whole genome shotgun sequence, one genomic window encodes:
- the Nurf-38 gene encoding inorganic pyrophosphatase isoform X2 produces the protein MSLVTLHVLRCHGLARLAIPSRFVTTSRPALTKLVAFAKPCRDMSYTTVERGALNSTDYRVFLKNESGVPISPMHDIPLYANEENKTMHMIVEIPRWTNAKMEICLKEPLNPIKQDVKKGKLRFVANCFPHHGYIWNYGALPQTWENPDVLDEATGCKGDNDPIDVLEIGYKVAKRGEVLKVKVLGTVALIDEGETDWKIIVIDVNDPLADQMNDINDMETHFPGLLKATIEWFKIYKIPDGKPENQFAFNGEAKTRDFALHIIDEVHQHWQNLIKQEGSSSEIDCSNVTVEGSPFKITTEVAEEILEKAPEPVEPQAVEPIVDKWHYVHLK, from the exons ATGTCTCTGGTAACGTTGCACGTGTTACGTTGCCACGGCTTGGCGAGGCTCGCTATTCCATCGCGATTCGTAACAACCAGTAGACCGGCGTTGACGAAGCTCGTTGCTTTCGCGAAACCTTGCCGAGACATGTCGTACACAACCGTCGAGAGGGGTGCGCTCAATAGCACGGACTACAGAGTATTTTTAA AAAATGAGTCGGGTGTCCCAATCTCGCCTATGCATGACATTCCGCTCTATGCCAACGAAGAAAACAAGACCATGCACATGATTGTCGAAATACCAAGATGGACAAACGCCAAAATGGAGATATGTCTTAAAGAGCCTTTGAATCCCATTAAGCAGGATGTCAAGAAAGGCAAATTGAGATTTGTCGCTAATTGTTTCCCTCACCATGGTTACATATGGAATTATGGAGCTTTGCCACAA aCATGGGAAAATCCTGATGTTTTGGATGAAGCAACAGGCTGCAAAGGTGACAATGATCCTATTGATGTTCTTGAAATAGGATACAAG GTTGCCAAACGAGGCGAGGTATTAAAAGTGAAAGTTCTTGGAACTGTAGCACTTATTGATGAAG gcgAAACTGAttggaaaattattgtaattgatGTTAATGATCCTTTGGCAGATCAAATGAacg atataaACGATATGGAGACACATTTCCCAGGTTTATTGAAAGCTACAATTGAATggtttaagatatataaaattccgGATGGAAAACCAGAAAATCAATTTGCATTTAATGGGGAAGCAAAAACACGAGACTTTGCACTGCACATTATTGATGAAGTGCATCAACATTGgcaaaatttaatcaaacaGGAAGGTTCATCTAGTGAAATAGACTG ttcTAATGTAACAGTGGAGGGGAGTCCTTTCAAGATTACCACAGAAGTTGCAGAGGAGATTTTAGAAAAGGCGCCTGAGCCAGTAGAACCTCAAGCCGTCGAACCAATAG TCGATAAATGGCATTACGTACATCTTAAatga
- the Nurf-38 gene encoding inorganic pyrophosphatase isoform X1 — MSLVTLHVLRCHGLARLAIPSRFVTTSRPALTKLVAFAKPCRDMSYTTVERGALNSTDYRVFLKNESGVPISPMHDIPLYANEENKTMHMIVEIPRWTNAKMEICLKEPLNPIKQDVKKGKLRFVANCFPHHGYIWNYGALPQTWENPDVLDEATGCKGDNDPIDVLEIGYKVAKRGEVLKVKVLGTVALIDEGETDWKIIVIDVNDPLADQMNDINDMETHFPGLLKATIEWFKIYKIPDGKPENQFAFNGEAKTRDFALHIIDEVHQHWQNLIKQEGSSSEIDCSNVTVEGSPFKITTEVAEEILEKAPEPVEPQAVEPIVDKYYFMHPKL, encoded by the exons ATGTCTCTGGTAACGTTGCACGTGTTACGTTGCCACGGCTTGGCGAGGCTCGCTATTCCATCGCGATTCGTAACAACCAGTAGACCGGCGTTGACGAAGCTCGTTGCTTTCGCGAAACCTTGCCGAGACATGTCGTACACAACCGTCGAGAGGGGTGCGCTCAATAGCACGGACTACAGAGTATTTTTAA AAAATGAGTCGGGTGTCCCAATCTCGCCTATGCATGACATTCCGCTCTATGCCAACGAAGAAAACAAGACCATGCACATGATTGTCGAAATACCAAGATGGACAAACGCCAAAATGGAGATATGTCTTAAAGAGCCTTTGAATCCCATTAAGCAGGATGTCAAGAAAGGCAAATTGAGATTTGTCGCTAATTGTTTCCCTCACCATGGTTACATATGGAATTATGGAGCTTTGCCACAA aCATGGGAAAATCCTGATGTTTTGGATGAAGCAACAGGCTGCAAAGGTGACAATGATCCTATTGATGTTCTTGAAATAGGATACAAG GTTGCCAAACGAGGCGAGGTATTAAAAGTGAAAGTTCTTGGAACTGTAGCACTTATTGATGAAG gcgAAACTGAttggaaaattattgtaattgatGTTAATGATCCTTTGGCAGATCAAATGAacg atataaACGATATGGAGACACATTTCCCAGGTTTATTGAAAGCTACAATTGAATggtttaagatatataaaattccgGATGGAAAACCAGAAAATCAATTTGCATTTAATGGGGAAGCAAAAACACGAGACTTTGCACTGCACATTATTGATGAAGTGCATCAACATTGgcaaaatttaatcaaacaGGAAGGTTCATCTAGTGAAATAGACTG ttcTAATGTAACAGTGGAGGGGAGTCCTTTCAAGATTACCACAGAAGTTGCAGAGGAGATTTTAGAAAAGGCGCCTGAGCCAGTAGAACCTCAAGCCGTCGAACCAATAG TTGACAAATATTACTTCATGCATCCCAAATTGTAA
- the Prx5 gene encoding peroxiredoxin-5, mitochondrial, protein MSQLLSRVVFANGRWSTFSCFPRSFHVSSRKMVIAVGDKLPSVDLFENTPADKVNLAEAAARSKSIIVFGVPGAFTPGCSKTHLPGYVQKAGELKSKGISEIFCVSVNDPFVMAAWGKEHGAAGKVRMLADPKAEFTDAIDLGMDLPPLGGKRSKRYSMVIEDGKVKEINVEPDNTGLSCSLADRIKV, encoded by the exons ATGAGTCAGCTGCTAAGCCGTGTTGTTTTCGCGAACGGACGGTGGTCGACGTTCAGTTGTTTCCCACGAAGCTTTCACGTATCATCACGAAAAATGGTTATTGCC GTTGGTGACAAATTACCCAGCGTGGATCTTTTTGAGAACACGCCGGCAGACAAGGTGAATCTAGCAGAGGCTGCAGCTCGGTCCAAGAGCATCATAGTGTTTGGTGTGCCAGGTGCATTTACGCCCGGTTGTTCaaag ACTCATTTGCCTGGTTATGTTCAAAAGGCGGGTGAACTGAAGAGTAAGGGAATTTCAGAGATTTTCTGTGTCAGTGTTAATGATCCATTTGTTATGGCAGCCTGGGGAAAAGAACATGGTGCAGCAGGGAAA GTACGAATGTTAGCTGATCCTAAAGCAGAGTTTACAGATGCCATTGATCTTGGTATGGATTTACCGCCTTTAGGAGGCAAACGCAGCAAACGTTATTCTATGGTTATTGAAGATGGAAAAGTAAAGGAGATCAATGTTGAACCAGATAACACTGGTCTATCCTGCTCCCTAGCAGATCGCATCAAAGTTTAA